A DNA window from Phaeobacter sp. A36a-5a contains the following coding sequences:
- a CDS encoding penicillin-binding protein 1A, with translation MVRYILSFFGSIFSTITLGIAMIALTIGAVFWIYGRDLPSHESLAQYQPPTISRIYSGEGQLIDEFAQERRLFTPSEEIPDLVKQAFISAEDKNFYSHKGYDMRGIAAAAVEAVRSRGSNVRGASTITQQVMKNFLLSGDRKAERKVKELILASRLEDTLSKEDILELYMNEIFLGQNSYGVAAAAQTYFNKTLSELAPHEAATLAAMPKAPSDYHPVRQKDRLLTRRNYVLREMRENGYISDAVYKVEVDLPLRSVQNGDFESFRTALPPRDYFTDEIRRQLSEDFGEGEFFTGGFTVRATIDEEMQAEAAVALRAGLQDYDRSRGTWRGTGVTLDADLLASEDSWRAALSAAAVPRDIELGGKWHPAVVLEIGDQSISVGVEEVAEIGSVPRSDIKWMKGSFKDNLATGDVVLVRAVEKDGALQHWSLRQVPEVQGGFVAMDVNTGRVLAMQGGFSYQHSVFNRATQAQRQPGSSFKPFVYAAALDSGYSPATIVVDAPIEINTPQGLWRPKNSTNKFYGPTPLRTGIEMSRNLMTIRLAQEVGMEVVAGYAERFGVYDNMGAFLANSLGAEETTLYKMVAAYAMFANGGERVQPTLVDRIQDRRGETIYRHDDRDCVDCASPALAPGQAPRIVDNREQVMDPITAYQLTSMMRGVVERGTASSVINLPVPTAGKTGTTNDSRDVWFVGFTSNIVAGCYMGYDQPRPMGRGAYGGTMCGPVFQQFMQKATAKYGGGKFAVPEGGHFIKIDRYTGARLADAASGANVVAEYFRDGEEPIFGLAFDGGFAMGSNLPLFEEAAQSARRVTTSDGGTAVLGPKASFGTISSGGLY, from the coding sequence GTGGTCAGATATATTCTATCGTTCTTTGGTTCCATCTTCAGCACCATCACGCTGGGCATCGCGATGATCGCGCTGACCATTGGTGCGGTGTTCTGGATTTATGGCCGGGACCTGCCCAGCCATGAATCGCTGGCGCAGTATCAGCCGCCGACGATCAGCCGGATCTACTCCGGCGAGGGGCAGCTGATTGACGAATTTGCCCAGGAACGCCGCCTGTTCACGCCCTCCGAGGAAATTCCCGATCTGGTCAAACAGGCTTTCATCTCGGCCGAGGACAAGAATTTCTACAGCCACAAGGGCTATGACATGCGCGGCATCGCCGCGGCGGCGGTCGAGGCGGTGCGCTCGCGCGGGTCGAACGTGCGCGGCGCCTCCACCATCACCCAGCAGGTGATGAAGAATTTCCTGCTCTCCGGGGACCGCAAGGCGGAGCGGAAGGTGAAGGAGCTGATCCTGGCTTCCCGTCTGGAAGATACCCTGAGCAAGGAAGACATTCTCGAACTTTACATGAACGAGATCTTTCTGGGGCAGAACTCCTATGGCGTGGCCGCAGCCGCCCAGACCTATTTCAACAAGACACTGAGCGAACTGGCCCCGCATGAGGCCGCGACGCTGGCCGCCATGCCAAAGGCGCCGTCGGATTATCACCCGGTCCGCCAAAAGGACCGCCTGCTGACCCGCCGCAACTACGTGCTGCGCGAGATGCGCGAAAACGGCTATATCTCTGATGCGGTCTACAAGGTCGAGGTCGATCTGCCGCTGCGCTCGGTGCAGAATGGCGATTTTGAGAGCTTCCGCACCGCGCTGCCGCCGCGCGATTATTTTACCGATGAAATCCGTCGTCAGCTTTCGGAGGATTTTGGCGAGGGCGAATTCTTCACCGGCGGCTTTACCGTGCGGGCGACGATCGACGAGGAGATGCAGGCCGAGGCCGCTGTTGCGCTGCGTGCGGGTCTTCAGGACTATGACCGGTCGCGTGGCACCTGGCGGGGCACTGGCGTGACGCTGGACGCCGATCTGCTGGCATCCGAAGACAGCTGGCGCGCGGCGCTCAGCGCTGCTGCCGTGCCGCGTGATATCGAACTGGGCGGCAAATGGCATCCGGCGGTTGTGCTGGAGATCGGTGACCAGAGCATCAGCGTAGGCGTCGAGGAGGTGGCCGAAATCGGCTCGGTTCCGCGCTCTGACATCAAATGGATGAAGGGCAGCTTCAAGGACAATCTCGCCACCGGGGATGTGGTGCTGGTCCGCGCGGTCGAAAAGGACGGCGCACTGCAACATTGGTCGCTGCGTCAGGTGCCGGAAGTGCAGGGCGGCTTTGTCGCGATGGATGTGAACACGGGCCGGGTTCTGGCCATGCAGGGCGGGTTCTCCTACCAGCATTCGGTGTTCAACCGCGCGACCCAGGCGCAGCGCCAGCCGGGCTCCAGCTTCAAACCCTTTGTCTATGCGGCAGCTTTGGACAGCGGCTATAGCCCTGCGACCATCGTTGTGGACGCCCCGATCGAGATCAACACCCCGCAGGGGCTGTGGCGCCCCAAGAACTCCACCAACAAGTTCTACGGCCCGACACCGCTACGGACCGGAATCGAGATGAGCCGGAACCTGATGACCATCCGACTGGCCCAGGAGGTCGGCATGGAGGTGGTTGCAGGCTATGCGGAGCGTTTTGGGGTCTATGACAATATGGGGGCTTTCCTTGCCAACTCGCTGGGGGCCGAGGAAACTACACTCTACAAGATGGTGGCGGCCTATGCGATGTTTGCCAATGGCGGCGAACGGGTGCAGCCGACACTTGTGGACCGCATTCAGGACCGCCGGGGCGAGACCATCTATCGCCATGATGACCGTGACTGCGTGGACTGCGCCTCGCCTGCGCTGGCACCGGGGCAGGCGCCCCGGATCGTGGACAACCGCGAGCAGGTGATGGATCCGATCACCGCCTATCAGCTCACCTCGATGATGCGGGGCGTTGTGGAGCGTGGAACCGCCTCCAGCGTGATCAACCTGCCGGTGCCGACCGCAGGCAAAACCGGCACCACCAATGACTCGCGCGATGTGTGGTTTGTCGGTTTTACCTCCAATATCGTGGCGGGCTGTTACATGGGTTATGACCAGCCGCGTCCGATGGGCCGCGGCGCCTATGGTGGCACCATGTGTGGTCCGGTGTTCCAGCAGTTCATGCAGAAAGCGACGGCCAAATATGGCGGTGGTAAGTTCGCGGTGCCGGAGGGCGGCCATTTCATCAAGATCGACCGCTACACTGGTGCGCGCCTTGCCGATGCGGCTTCGGGGGCCAATGTGGTAGCGGAGTATTTCCGCGATGGTGAGGAGCCGATCTTTGGCCTGGCATTTGACGGTGGTTTTGCGATGGGGTCGAACCTGCCGCTGTTTGAGGAAGCCGCGCAATCAGCGCGCCGGGTGACCACATCGGATGGTGGCACGGCGGTTCTGGGACCGAAGGCGAGTTTTGGCACCATCAGTTCCGGCGGGCTTTACTGA
- a CDS encoding N-acetylmuramoyl-L-alanine amidase, which yields MSRPIKALAALLPALVIAMTPPVVAEETAAASSQISGQGFSGLARILPQDSRAADRRSGVDVTLALSQGVPYRLFTLDGPPRVVLDFQEVDWSGLGAEALVTEDGIRTAQFGTYVPGWSRLVLELTRPMQVETAAMEVDPVTAAAGLTVALRETSAEQFAKTTGAPRDARWDLPAPTPMIAPEDKDSLAPLLVVIDPGHGGIDPGAEAFVQGGLVQEKDLMLQFAIELGEMLVRSGQFNVQLTRDDDYFVSLERRIALAHQAKADLFLSLHADSLSEGRAHGTTVYTLSKDASDAASATLVERHERGDLLAGTDLSQVDDRVTDVLLDLARAETHPRSQALARALVKGLKTQGGAMNRRPLREAGFSVLKSADIPSALVEIGFLSSPRDLANLMDPEWRERTARGILNGLLSWRIADDETRPLVRQ from the coding sequence ATGAGCAGACCTATAAAAGCCCTCGCAGCGCTGCTGCCGGCCCTGGTGATCGCGATGACGCCGCCGGTTGTCGCTGAGGAAACAGCTGCTGCCAGCAGTCAGATCAGCGGGCAGGGCTTCAGCGGTCTGGCGCGGATCCTGCCGCAGGACAGCCGCGCCGCCGATCGCCGCTCGGGGGTGGATGTGACATTGGCGCTGAGCCAGGGGGTGCCGTATCGGCTGTTCACGCTGGATGGCCCGCCGCGCGTGGTGCTGGATTTTCAGGAGGTCGACTGGAGCGGCCTCGGCGCCGAGGCGCTGGTGACAGAGGACGGCATACGGACGGCGCAGTTTGGCACCTATGTGCCGGGCTGGTCGCGGCTGGTGCTGGAGTTGACGCGCCCAATGCAGGTCGAGACGGCGGCGATGGAGGTTGATCCGGTGACAGCGGCTGCGGGGCTGACCGTTGCCCTGCGCGAAACGAGCGCGGAGCAATTTGCCAAAACCACCGGCGCGCCGCGCGATGCCCGCTGGGATCTGCCCGCACCAACGCCAATGATCGCACCCGAGGATAAGGATTCGCTGGCGCCGCTCTTGGTGGTGATTGATCCGGGTCATGGCGGCATTGATCCGGGGGCGGAGGCCTTTGTTCAGGGCGGTCTGGTGCAGGAGAAGGATCTGATGCTGCAATTCGCCATCGAACTGGGCGAGATGCTGGTGCGGTCGGGCCAGTTCAATGTGCAGCTGACGCGCGACGACGATTACTTCGTCTCGCTTGAGCGGCGGATCGCGCTGGCGCATCAGGCCAAGGCGGATCTGTTCCTGTCGCTTCATGCCGACAGCCTGTCGGAAGGGCGCGCTCATGGCACCACGGTCTACACGCTGTCGAAAGACGCCTCTGATGCGGCCTCGGCGACGCTGGTGGAACGTCATGAACGCGGTGATCTGCTCGCGGGGACCGATCTGAGTCAGGTCGATGACCGGGTGACCGATGTGCTGCTGGATCTGGCGCGGGCGGAGACACATCCGCGCAGTCAGGCGCTGGCCCGGGCGCTGGTCAAGGGGCTCAAGACCCAAGGTGGGGCAATGAACCGCCGACCGCTGCGCGAGGCGGGCTTTTCTGTGCTAAAATCGGCCGACATCCCCTCGGCGCTCGTGGAAATCGGATTCCTGTCCAGCCCGCGCGATCTGGCCAATCTGATGGACCCGGAGTGGCGCGAACGCACGGCGCGGGGAATCCTGAATGGGCTTTTGTCCTGGCGCATTGCCGATGATGAGACCCGCCCGCTGGTGCGTCAGTAG
- a CDS encoding pyridoxal phosphate-dependent aminotransferase: MRNSSRSNVDPFIVMDVMDAARRAEEAGRHIIHMEVGQPSTGAPDAARRALAEALDRDSLGYTVALGLPALRKRIAQLYGDWYNVDLNPERVVITPGSSGAFLLSFTALFDSGDRVGIGAPGYPSYRQILHALGLTPVDIETSLDHRLQPVPQDLAGLDLAGLMVASPANPTGTMLDRDAMAALIDAAQGQGAAFISDEIYHGIEYDAKAVTALEVTDECYVINSFSKYFSMTGWRVGWMVVPEDHVRVVERIAQNMFICAPHASQVAALAAMDCGAELEENLAVYARNRALMLEGLPKAGFDRIAPPDGAFYVYADVSELTNDSRAFAKEILDQAGVAVTPGLDFDPKRGATTLRFSYARSTADIEEGLARLKSFMEQRRV, translated from the coding sequence ATGCGAAACTCAAGCCGGTCCAACGTGGATCCCTTCATTGTGATGGATGTGATGGACGCCGCACGCCGGGCCGAGGAAGCTGGACGCCATATCATTCATATGGAGGTGGGCCAGCCCTCAACCGGCGCGCCGGATGCCGCGCGCAGGGCGCTGGCGGAGGCGCTGGATCGCGACAGCCTCGGCTATACGGTGGCGCTGGGTCTGCCGGCGCTGCGCAAGCGGATCGCGCAGCTATATGGCGACTGGTACAATGTTGATCTGAATCCGGAGCGGGTGGTGATCACGCCGGGCTCTTCGGGGGCGTTCCTGCTGAGCTTTACTGCGCTTTTTGACAGTGGCGACCGGGTCGGCATCGGTGCGCCGGGCTATCCCTCCTACCGTCAGATTCTGCATGCGCTGGGGCTGACGCCTGTTGATATCGAAACCTCGCTTGATCACCGCCTGCAACCGGTGCCGCAGGATCTGGCGGGGCTGGATCTGGCGGGTCTGATGGTGGCCTCACCGGCCAACCCGACCGGCACCATGCTGGACCGGGATGCGATGGCGGCGCTGATTGATGCGGCACAGGGGCAGGGGGCGGCGTTTATCTCGGATGAGATTTATCACGGCATCGAATATGACGCGAAAGCGGTCACCGCACTTGAGGTGACTGATGAGTGCTATGTGATCAATTCCTTTTCCAAGTATTTCTCCATGACTGGCTGGCGCGTGGGTTGGATGGTGGTGCCGGAAGACCACGTACGGGTGGTCGAGCGCATCGCGCAGAACATGTTCATCTGCGCGCCTCATGCCAGTCAGGTTGCCGCGCTTGCGGCGATGGACTGCGGTGCGGAGCTGGAGGAGAATCTGGCGGTCTATGCGCGCAACCGGGCGCTGATGCTGGAGGGGTTGCCAAAGGCCGGGTTTGACCGGATCGCGCCACCGGACGGGGCGTTCTACGTTTATGCGGATGTTTCCGAGCTGACCAATGACAGCCGCGCCTTTGCCAAGGAAATCCTGGATCAGGCCGGGGTGGCGGTGACGCCGGGGCTGGATTTCGATCCCAAGCGCGGCGCGACCACCCTGCGGTTCTCCTATGCGCGGTCGACGGCGGATATCGAAGAGGGGCTGGCGCGGCTCAAGAGCTTTATGGAGCAGCGTCGGGTCTGA
- a CDS encoding M48 family metalloprotease, translating into MLISHGAAMTFDRFSRLTSIPALALAALCFVAGSLAPAAQAASISLLRDPDIERGLNELAAPVLRAAGLNAKRVRVLVVNDGSFNAFVIDSQTIFIHYGLILKVDRPEMLQAVIAHEAAHITNGHLSRRMQNMRSARSAAGLGAALAVLAAAAGAGEAAAGIALGTQSSALRGFLAHTRAEEASADRTAAGILRRAGVSPRGLVDVHKIFAGQELLSPVNQDPYMRSHPLSRDRIRAAEAYLASHGDSAKPDANAIYWFARVRGKLSAFTRSPKWTLRRIGDEPYKDVRLMREAIAHHRRNDLNKALRAIDGALAIRPSDPYFQELKGQILMENRRWQPALAAYGRAVQKAGRDPLILASLGRAQLAAGQPKAALKSLEASRAQDFRNANMLRDMAQAYAKLGQSGMAALATAERYALQGRLKDAGLHAKRATAQLPTGSPAWRRAQDVLIAAEQHEKRKSR; encoded by the coding sequence ATGTTGATCTCCCATGGTGCGGCCATGACCTTTGACCGCTTCTCCCGCCTCACGTCAATCCCGGCTCTGGCCCTTGCCGCGCTGTGTTTCGTCGCGGGGTCACTGGCCCCCGCGGCGCAGGCGGCCTCGATCTCGCTGCTGCGCGATCCTGATATCGAACGCGGACTGAACGAGCTGGCAGCCCCGGTGCTGCGCGCCGCCGGGCTGAATGCCAAACGGGTGCGGGTGCTGGTGGTCAATGACGGCTCCTTCAATGCTTTCGTCATCGATTCCCAAACGATTTTCATACATTACGGGCTGATCCTGAAGGTGGACCGCCCCGAGATGCTGCAGGCGGTGATTGCCCATGAGGCCGCGCATATCACCAATGGCCACCTGTCCCGGCGGATGCAGAACATGCGCTCTGCGCGCTCCGCGGCGGGGCTTGGCGCGGCTCTTGCGGTGCTGGCGGCTGCCGCTGGCGCCGGGGAAGCCGCCGCCGGAATCGCGCTTGGCACGCAATCCTCCGCGCTGCGCGGCTTTCTGGCTCATACCCGCGCCGAGGAAGCCTCCGCCGACCGCACCGCCGCAGGCATCCTGCGACGGGCCGGTGTCAGCCCGCGCGGACTGGTCGATGTGCATAAGATCTTTGCCGGGCAAGAGCTGCTGAGCCCGGTCAATCAGGATCCCTATATGCGCTCGCATCCGCTCAGCCGCGACCGGATCCGCGCCGCCGAGGCCTATCTTGCGAGCCACGGTGACAGCGCCAAACCCGATGCCAACGCGATCTATTGGTTTGCGCGGGTGCGCGGCAAGCTGTCAGCCTTTACCCGGTCACCCAAATGGACCCTGCGCCGGATCGGGGATGAGCCTTACAAGGATGTGCGCCTGATGCGCGAAGCCATCGCCCATCACCGCCGCAACGATCTGAACAAGGCCCTGCGCGCCATCGACGGCGCCCTCGCGATCCGCCCCTCCGATCCCTATTTTCAGGAGCTGAAAGGCCAGATCCTGATGGAGAACCGCCGCTGGCAGCCGGCACTTGCCGCCTATGGCCGGGCCGTTCAGAAGGCGGGGCGTGATCCGCTGATCCTCGCCAGCCTCGGACGCGCGCAACTGGCGGCGGGCCAGCCGAAAGCGGCGCTGAAATCCCTTGAGGCCTCCCGCGCGCAGGATTTCCGCAACGCCAACATGCTGCGGGACATGGCGCAGGCCTACGCGAAACTTGGCCAGTCCGGCATGGCAGCACTGGCCACCGCCGAGCGCTATGCGCTACAGGGTCGGCTGAAGGATGCGGGTCTCCATGCCAAACGGGCCACCGCGCAGCTGCCCACCGGATCCCCTGCCTGGCGACGTGCACAAGATGTGCTGATTGCCGCCGAACAACACGAAAAAAGGAAATCGAGATGA
- a CDS encoding DsbA family protein → MTRIARLPAPALPVLSAAALSLGLMIAPAASALDLGKMSAEERAAFGAEVRAYLLENPEVILEAVSKLEQQQAADEAARDDALVAENMTALHDDGFSWVGGNPEGDITLVEFMDYRCGYCRRAAPEVEKLVSGDGNIRLIIKEFPILGEASVLTSRFAIATKMVAGDEAYKMVHDALITLGGEPNEGTLRRLAEGLGLDADAILARMSDPEIARQLQETRALAQQLAISGTPTFVLGDELLRGYLPADQMEIMVAEIRENRS, encoded by the coding sequence ATGACCCGTATTGCCCGCCTTCCCGCCCCGGCGCTGCCTGTTCTGTCGGCGGCCGCCCTGTCGCTTGGGCTGATGATCGCTCCTGCCGCTTCGGCGCTCGACCTCGGCAAGATGAGCGCCGAGGAACGCGCCGCCTTTGGCGCCGAGGTGCGTGCCTATCTGCTGGAGAACCCGGAGGTGATCCTGGAGGCTGTCAGCAAGCTGGAACAGCAGCAGGCCGCCGATGAGGCCGCCCGCGACGATGCGCTGGTGGCCGAGAATATGACCGCGCTGCATGATGACGGGTTTTCCTGGGTCGGCGGCAACCCCGAGGGCGATATCACGCTGGTCGAATTCATGGACTACCGCTGCGGCTACTGCCGCCGCGCCGCGCCAGAGGTGGAAAAACTGGTCTCCGGCGATGGCAATATCCGCCTGATCATCAAGGAATTCCCGATCCTCGGCGAGGCTTCCGTGCTGACCTCGCGGTTTGCGATCGCCACCAAGATGGTCGCCGGGGATGAAGCCTACAAGATGGTGCATGACGCGCTGATCACCCTCGGAGGCGAGCCGAACGAAGGCACGCTGCGCCGCCTGGCAGAGGGGCTGGGTCTGGACGCCGATGCGATCCTCGCGCGGATGTCAGATCCCGAGATTGCCCGTCAGCTGCAGGAAACCCGCGCGCTGGCCCAGCAGTTGGCGATTTCGGGCACCCCGACCTTTGTCCTTGGCGATGAGCTGCTGCGTGGCTACCTGCCCGCCGATCAGATGGAAATCATGGTCGCCGAGATCCGCGAGAACCGCAGCTGA
- the ispG gene encoding flavodoxin-dependent (E)-4-hydroxy-3-methylbut-2-enyl-diphosphate synthase, with product MSINHIRPWRHIERRKSRQIHVGNVPVGGDAPIAVQTMTNTLTTDVAATVAQVQAAAEAGADIVRVSVPDEASSKALKEIVRESPVPIVADIHFHYKRGIEAAEAGAACLRINPGNIGDEKRVAEVIRAARDHNCSIRIGVNAGSLEKHLLDKYGEPCPEAMVESGLDHIRILQDHDFHEFKISVKASDVFMSAAAYQQLAEATDAPIHLGITEAGGFVSGTIKSAIGLGQLLWMGIGDTLRVSLSADPVEEVKVGFEILKSLGLRHRGVNIISCPSCARQGFDVIKTVEALEKRLEHVKTPMSLSIIGCVVNGPGEALMTDVGFTGGGAGSGMVYLAGKASHKMSNDQMVDHIVEEVEKKAAQLDAEAAAAE from the coding sequence ATGTCGATCAACCACATTCGCCCCTGGCGCCACATCGAACGCCGCAAAAGCCGCCAGATCCATGTCGGCAATGTGCCTGTGGGTGGCGATGCGCCGATTGCGGTGCAGACGATGACCAATACGCTGACCACGGATGTTGCGGCGACGGTGGCCCAGGTGCAGGCCGCAGCGGAGGCTGGCGCCGATATCGTCCGGGTCTCGGTCCCGGATGAGGCCTCCTCCAAGGCACTAAAGGAAATCGTTCGCGAAAGCCCGGTGCCTATCGTTGCCGATATCCATTTCCACTACAAACGCGGCATCGAGGCCGCCGAAGCTGGCGCTGCCTGCCTGCGCATCAACCCGGGCAACATCGGCGATGAAAAACGCGTGGCCGAAGTGATCCGCGCGGCCCGCGACCACAATTGTTCGATCCGCATCGGCGTCAATGCCGGTTCGCTGGAAAAACACCTCCTCGACAAATACGGCGAACCCTGCCCGGAGGCGATGGTGGAGAGCGGTCTCGATCACATCCGTATCCTTCAGGATCACGATTTTCACGAGTTCAAGATCTCGGTCAAAGCCTCCGACGTTTTCATGTCCGCCGCCGCCTATCAGCAGCTGGCCGAGGCAACCGATGCGCCGATCCACCTTGGCATCACCGAGGCCGGGGGCTTTGTCTCCGGCACCATCAAATCCGCCATCGGCCTTGGCCAGCTGTTGTGGATGGGCATCGGTGACACGCTGCGGGTCAGCCTCTCCGCCGATCCGGTGGAAGAGGTGAAAGTGGGTTTTGAAATCCTGAAATCCCTCGGCCTGCGCCACCGTGGCGTCAATATCATCTCCTGTCCCAGCTGCGCGCGGCAGGGGTTTGATGTGATCAAGACGGTGGAGGCGCTCGAAAAGCGCCTGGAACATGTGAAGACCCCGATGAGCCTCAGCATCATCGGCTGTGTGGTGAATGGCCCGGGCGAGGCGTTGATGACAGACGTGGGTTTCACCGGTGGCGGCGCGGGATCCGGCATGGTTTATCTGGCCGGCAAGGCCAGCCACAAGATGTCCAATGATCAGATGGTGGATCACATCGTCGAAGAGGTAGAGAAAAAGGCGGCTCAGCTGGATGCAGAGGCCGCCGCGGCGGAATAG
- a CDS encoding helix-turn-helix domain-containing protein has translation MIGRLTQRKSKTHDESPRPRSFDDYELRLGDIMRGERATMGKSLLDVQRELRIKASYIAAIENSDPTVFDTPGFIAGYVRSYARYLNMDPDTTFDAFCQESGFQVAHGMSAEASVRKSAGKPIATGMGGLRSDAFTSPNTPFVPAASSVFSQIELRAVGSLAVLVALIGGIGYGGWAVLKEVQQVQMAPVDQTPIVLADLDPLAGAAREGDAQNEDPALEALDRLYRPQALDVPVMVPRDGPIATLDPRGFGNFVMPELPSVALADASLSTAAPLPAMPQVVEETAPALQMVAVRPSWVQVTAVDGSVIFETIMEPGQHFEIPATEEAPLLRTGESGAIYFAVNGAHYGPVGERGQVTKNVVLSSDALTERFALADLSEDRNSALATLVAELQASSLTVPVTETTGE, from the coding sequence ATGATCGGGCGCCTTACTCAGCGCAAATCGAAGACGCACGACGAATCGCCAAGGCCTCGCAGCTTTGATGATTACGAGCTTCGGTTGGGTGACATTATGCGCGGTGAACGGGCCACGATGGGCAAGTCGCTGCTGGATGTCCAACGTGAGCTGCGGATCAAAGCCTCCTACATCGCCGCGATTGAGAATTCTGACCCGACTGTCTTTGACACGCCGGGTTTTATTGCGGGTTACGTGCGCTCTTATGCGCGCTATCTCAATATGGATCCCGACACCACATTTGACGCCTTCTGCCAGGAAAGCGGTTTCCAGGTGGCCCATGGCATGTCCGCCGAGGCATCAGTGCGCAAATCCGCCGGGAAACCGATTGCAACCGGCATGGGTGGGCTGCGCAGCGATGCCTTCACCTCTCCCAATACACCCTTCGTACCCGCAGCCAGCAGCGTCTTCAGCCAGATCGAGTTGCGCGCGGTGGGGTCGCTTGCGGTGCTGGTGGCGCTGATCGGCGGCATTGGCTACGGCGGTTGGGCGGTTCTGAAAGAGGTCCAGCAGGTGCAGATGGCGCCGGTGGATCAGACCCCCATCGTGCTGGCTGATCTGGATCCGTTGGCCGGGGCTGCCCGCGAGGGGGATGCCCAGAACGAAGATCCCGCACTTGAGGCGCTGGATCGGCTCTATCGCCCGCAGGCGCTGGACGTGCCGGTCATGGTGCCGCGCGACGGCCCGATCGCGACGCTTGATCCACGCGGCTTCGGCAATTTTGTCATGCCGGAGCTGCCCTCGGTTGCGCTGGCAGATGCCAGCCTCAGCACGGCAGCACCGCTGCCCGCCATGCCGCAGGTCGTGGAAGAGACCGCGCCCGCGCTGCAGATGGTCGCCGTGCGCCCGTCCTGGGTTCAGGTCACTGCCGTGGATGGCAGCGTGATCTTTGAAACCATCATGGAGCCGGGTCAGCATTTCGAAATTCCCGCCACCGAAGAAGCACCGCTGCTGCGCACCGGCGAAAGCGGCGCGATTTACTTCGCAGTGAACGGCGCCCACTACGGACCGGTCGGCGAACGGGGGCAGGTGACGAAGAACGTCGTGCTGTCCTCCGATGCGCTCACCGAACGGTTTGCGCTGGCCGATCTGAGCGAGGATCGCAACAGCGCACTGGCCACGCTGGTCGCTGAATTGCAGGCCAGCAGCCTCACCGTTCCCGTGACCGAGACCACGGGCGAATAG
- the hemA gene encoding 5-aminolevulinate synthase, protein MDYTAKLDQAIAQLHTEGRYRTFIDIERQNGQFPHAVWTRPDGSKQDITVWCGNDYLGMGQHPVVLEAMHGAIDATGAGSGGTRNISGTTVYHKQLEAELADLHQKEAALLFTSAYIANDATLSTLPKLFPGLIIFSDALNHASMIEGVRRNGGAKRIFRHNDVAHLRELLAAADPAAPKLIAFESVYSMDGDFGPIAEICDLADEFGALTYIDEVHAVGMYGARGGGVTERDGLIDRIDIVNGTLAKAFGVMGGYIAASEKMCDAIRSYAPGFIFTTSLAPAVAAGAAASVAHLKTAPELREQHQLQARILKMRLKGLGLPIIDHGSHIVPVIVGNPVHTQKLSDMLLSDHGIYVQPINFPTVPRGTERLRFTPSPVHGPKEIDALVKAMDGLWSHCALNRAEMAG, encoded by the coding sequence GTGGACTATACCGCGAAACTCGACCAAGCGATTGCTCAGCTTCACACCGAAGGTCGCTACCGGACATTTATTGATATCGAACGGCAGAACGGTCAGTTTCCACATGCGGTCTGGACCCGTCCAGACGGCAGCAAACAGGACATAACGGTCTGGTGCGGCAACGATTATCTGGGCATGGGTCAGCACCCGGTTGTGCTGGAGGCAATGCATGGGGCCATTGATGCCACCGGTGCAGGCTCCGGCGGCACCCGCAATATCTCGGGCACGACGGTCTATCACAAACAGCTGGAAGCCGAGCTGGCGGACCTGCATCAGAAAGAGGCGGCGCTGCTGTTCACCTCGGCCTATATCGCCAATGATGCCACGCTGAGCACGCTGCCCAAGCTGTTTCCCGGTCTGATCATCTTTTCCGATGCGCTGAACCACGCCTCGATGATCGAAGGTGTGCGGCGCAATGGCGGGGCCAAGCGCATCTTCCGCCACAATGATGTTGCGCATCTGCGGGAGCTGCTGGCAGCGGCGGATCCTGCCGCCCCCAAGCTCATCGCCTTTGAATCGGTCTATTCCATGGATGGCGACTTTGGCCCGATTGCCGAGATCTGCGACCTGGCTGATGAATTTGGCGCGCTCACCTATATCGACGAAGTTCATGCGGTTGGCATGTATGGCGCGCGCGGTGGCGGTGTGACCGAACGCGACGGGCTGATCGATCGCATCGACATTGTGAACGGAACCCTGGCCAAGGCCTTTGGCGTGATGGGCGGCTATATCGCCGCATCGGAAAAAATGTGCGATGCCATAAGATCTTATGCGCCGGGCTTCATCTTTACCACGTCGCTGGCCCCGGCGGTAGCGGCAGGGGCGGCGGCCTCGGTTGCCCATCTGAAGACGGCGCCGGAACTGCGCGAACAGCACCAGTTGCAGGCACGGATCCTGAAGATGCGGCTGAAGGGGCTTGGCCTGCCGATCATCGACCATGGCAGCCATATCGTGCCGGTGATCGTCGGCAACCCGGTCCATACCCAGAAGCTGAGCGACATGCTGTTGTCGGATCACGGGATCTATGTGCAGCCGATCAACTTCCCGACAGTGCCGCGCGGCACCGAGCGGCTGCGCTTTACCCCATCCCCGGTACATGGTCCCAAAGAGATTGACGCCCTGGTCAAGGCAATGGATGGGCTCTGGTCGCATTGTGCGCTGAATCGTGCCGAAATGGCGGGCTGA